A portion of the Streptococcus urinalis 2285-97 genome contains these proteins:
- the mvaD gene encoding diphosphomevalonate decarboxylase: MDRKTVTVKSYANIAIIKYWGKLDAKKMIPATSSISLTLENMYTETKLSLLENAKSDLFFIDNQEQSVDELKKASKVLDLFREDKNQFVKIETWNNMPTAAGLSSSSSGLSALVKAANQFFNKNLATRELAQIAKFASGSSSRSFYGPIAAWDKDSGDIFRVNTNLKMAMIMLVLTDQKKPISSREGMKLASETSTYFPKWVKESEVDYQNMLDYLAEDDFSAVGTLTEKNALAMHQTNKESKPAFNYLTQETYQAMDKIRELRQKGYECYFTMDAGPNVKVLCLERDLDKIAKLLENDYHIIKSKTVEL; this comes from the coding sequence GTGGATCGAAAAACTGTAACAGTAAAGTCCTATGCAAATATTGCTATTATCAAATATTGGGGAAAATTAGATGCTAAAAAGATGATTCCTGCTACAAGTAGTATTTCCTTAACTTTGGAAAATATGTATACAGAGACTAAACTTAGCTTATTGGAAAATGCTAAGTCTGATCTCTTTTTTATTGATAATCAAGAACAAAGCGTAGATGAGCTAAAAAAAGCTTCGAAAGTATTAGATTTATTTAGAGAAGATAAAAATCAATTTGTTAAAATTGAGACATGGAATAACATGCCAACTGCTGCTGGATTATCTTCAAGTTCTAGTGGTTTATCTGCATTGGTAAAAGCAGCAAATCAATTTTTTAATAAAAATCTTGCTACAAGAGAATTAGCTCAGATTGCAAAATTTGCATCAGGCTCTTCTTCTAGATCTTTCTATGGTCCAATTGCAGCTTGGGATAAAGATAGTGGTGATATTTTTAGAGTTAACACTAATTTAAAAATGGCAATGATCATGTTAGTTTTGACAGATCAAAAAAAACCTATTTCAAGTCGCGAAGGTATGAAATTAGCTTCTGAAACTTCTACTTATTTTCCTAAATGGGTAAAAGAATCAGAGGTAGATTATCAAAATATGCTAGATTATTTAGCCGAAGATGATTTTTCAGCAGTTGGTACATTAACTGAAAAAAATGCTTTAGCTATGCACCAAACTAATAAAGAATCTAAACCTGCTTTTAATTATTTAACACAAGAAACCTATCAGGCTATGGATAAGATTAGGGAGTTACGACAAAAAGGTTACGAGTGTTACTTTACAATGGATGCTGGTCCAAACGTAAAAGTTTTGTGTCTTGAAAGAGATTTAGATAAGATAGCTAAACTTTTAGAAAACGACTATCATATTATCAAATCTAAAACTGTGGAGTTATAA
- a CDS encoding phosphomevalonate kinase: MTKNATVHTGGKLYVLGEYAILYPGQKAILAYIPIYMTAKISQHSTFKIYSDMYGDSVSLSSDKRYRLIQETIQTFFDFFEMDSHTIPPFFLQITGKMEKNGKKFGIGSSGSVTVLTLKALASFYEIELSKDLLFKLSAYTLLKLGDNGSMGDIACISHEQFVFYQSFDRNKVKSWQNKESIQETIARDWHYKISVIEPHLKGIFMAGWTKVPAISKEMINQVYANITEEFLVNTNNLVDKCFSAMKTNNQEALKSIISSFADMLSQLHPNIVTQPLRRLIEISNDNHAVAKSSGAGGGDCGIAFAFSPSDFNEIKIKWQQEEIELLYTESWI, translated from the coding sequence ATGACTAAAAATGCGACGGTTCATACAGGTGGAAAATTATATGTCCTTGGAGAATATGCCATTCTCTATCCTGGACAAAAAGCTATTTTAGCTTATATTCCCATCTATATGACTGCTAAAATCAGTCAACATTCTACCTTTAAGATATATTCTGATATGTATGGAGATTCCGTTTCCTTAAGTTCAGATAAACGATATCGTCTTATTCAAGAAACAATTCAAACTTTTTTTGATTTTTTTGAAATGGATAGTCATACCATTCCACCATTTTTTTTACAAATAACTGGAAAAATGGAAAAAAATGGAAAAAAATTTGGAATAGGGTCTAGTGGAAGTGTGACAGTATTAACACTAAAAGCGCTAGCTTCTTTTTATGAAATAGAACTTTCAAAAGACCTCTTATTTAAATTATCAGCATATACATTACTGAAATTAGGTGATAATGGATCTATGGGCGACATTGCCTGTATTAGTCATGAACAATTTGTGTTTTACCAGTCATTTGATAGAAATAAAGTGAAATCTTGGCAAAATAAAGAGTCTATTCAAGAAACGATTGCGCGTGATTGGCATTATAAGATATCAGTTATTGAGCCTCATTTGAAAGGTATCTTTATGGCTGGTTGGACAAAAGTACCAGCTATTTCGAAAGAAATGATTAACCAAGTTTATGCTAATATTACAGAGGAATTTTTGGTAAACACTAACAATTTGGTAGATAAATGCTTTTCAGCAATGAAAACGAATAATCAAGAAGCATTAAAGAGTATCATCAGTAGCTTTGCTGATATGTTAAGTCAATTACATCCCAATATTGTGACGCAACCTTTGAGAAGATTAATCGAAATAAGTAACGACAATCATGCTGTCGCAAAATCATCTGGAGCAGGCGGTGGCGATTGTGGAATTGCTTTTGCATTTTCACCTAGTGATTTTAATGAAATCAAAATAAAATGGCAACAAGAAGAAATAGAACTATTATACACAGAAAGTTGGATTTAA